In the genome of Cuculus canorus isolate bCucCan1 chromosome 28, bCucCan1.pri, whole genome shotgun sequence, one region contains:
- the TAGLN2 gene encoding transgelin-2, producing the protein MANRGPSYGLSREVQQKIDRQYDPELEQILVRWILAQCGGDVAQPAPGRDGFQQWLKDGTVLCRLINSLYPRGQGPVAKIQASAMAFKQMEQISQFLQAAERYGIAATDIFQTVDLWEGKNMACVQRTLMNLGSLAVAKGDGLFVGDPNWFPKKSQENRRVFSEDKLKEGQNVIGLQMGTNRGASQAGMTGYGMPRQIL; encoded by the exons ATGGCAAACCGAGGACCATCGTACGGCCTCAGCCGGGAGGTGCAGCAGAAGATCGACCGGCAGTACGACCCCGAGCTGGAGCAGATCCTGGTGCGGTGGATCCTGGCACAGTGCGGTGGAGATGTCGCGCAGCCGGCACCCGGCAGGGATGGCTTCCAGCAGTGGCTGAAGGACGGCACC GTGCTGTGCCGGCTCATCAACAGCCTGTACCCGCGGGGCCAGGGGCCGGTGGCCAAGATCCAGGCATCCGCTATGGCCTTCAAGCAGATGGAGCAGATCTCCCAGTTCCTGCAGGCGGCCGAGCGCTACGGCATCGCCGCCACCGACATCTTCCAGACCGTTGACCTCTGGGAAG GGAAGAACATGGCGTGCGTGCAGCGGACCCTGATGAACCTGGGCAGCCTGGCGGTGGCCAAGGGCGACGGGCTCTTCGTGGGAGACCCCAACTGGTTCCCCAA GAAATCGCAGGAGAACCGTCGCGTCTTCTCCGAGGACAAGCTGAAGGAGGGCCAGAACGTCATCGGGCTGCAGATGGGCACCAACCGGGGCGCCTCGCAAGCCGGCATGACGGGTTACGGCATGCCCCGCCAGATCCTCTGA
- the LOC128849317 gene encoding tetra-peptide repeat homeobox protein 1-like produces MAPAMVVEPLGDSGRPGASEGFRVHLTVTEELGHGQHRSPSVPLLGPLSPTIPVAAAQPHRACVDLASAGCQSKLVGGAQPFARDGCQIRDWLGSLGSRTRAGPSALAKTPLRTPRANATSGPWGQRGGGCTPHRDPGDSGEGAAPPHRDPGDSGEGAAPPHRDPGDSGEGAAPPHRDPGDSGEGAAPPHRDPGDSGEGAAPPHRDPGDSGEGAAPPHRDPGDSGEGAAPPHRDPGDSGQGAAPPHGDPGDSGEGAAPPHGDPGDSGEGTPPVPAGRERGAAGRKPLPGPGRVSRRLRSRYRAGRGGGEPRGPRVRPLRGRTAHPRPQERSCPHGRPQAPFLAPSPSPSPFLSPSPSPSTPSVPIHVPTSISSSVPVPVPVPKSFPVPIPVPSSVPVPGPIPVPISFPVPNSVSVPVPVPIPLSSFVPVPIEVPNSAFISVPVPNSVSISVPVPIEVPIPIPVPTPVPISVPVPITVPNSAFISVPVPIEVPNSVSIPIPVPTPVPISVPVLIAVPNSVPVPHSVSVRVPV; encoded by the exons ATGGCACCAGCCATGGTGGTGGAGCCTCTCGGGGACAGCGG CCGGCCGGGAGCCAGCGAGGGGTTCCGTGTCCACCTGACGGTGACCGAGGAGCTCGGCCACGGGCAGCACCGCAGCCCCTCGGTGCCGCTGCTCGGACCTCTCAGCCCAACCATCCCTGTTGCCGCGGCTCAGCCCCATCGAGCGTGCGTGGACTTGGCAAGCGCCGGCTGCCAGTCGAAGCTTGTTGGCGGCGCTCAGCCGTTTGCTCGGGATGGGTGCCAGATCCGGGACTGGCTCGGGAGCCTGGGGTCCAGGACAAGAGCCGGACCCTCGGCCCTTGCCAAAACACCGCTGCGCACCCCCAGAGCCAACGCCACCAGC GGACCCTGGGGACagcggggagggggctgcaccccccatagggaccctggggacagcggggagggggctgcacccccccatagggaccctggggacagcggggagggggctgcaCCCCCTCATAGGGACCCTGGGGACagcggggagggggctgcacccccccatagggaccctggggacagcggggagggggctgcaCCCCCTCATAGGGACCCTGGGGACagcggggagggggctgcacccccccatagggaccctggggacagcggggagggggctgcaCCCCCGCATAGGGACCCTGGGGACagcggggagggggctgcacccccccatagggaccctGGGGACAGCGGGCAGGGGGCTGCACCCCCCCATGGGGACCCTGGGGACagcggggagggggctgcaCCCCCCCATGGGGACCCTGGGGACAGCGGGGAGGGGACACCCCCGGTGCCGGCGGGGAGGGAacggggcgcggcggggcggaAGCCTCTCCCCGGTCCCGGGCGGGTGTCCCGGCGGCTCCGCAGCCGTTACcgggcggggaggggcgggggggaacCCCGGGGACCGCGGGTGCGGCCGCTCCGGGGCAGAACGGCCCATCCCCGTCCCCAAGAGCGTTCCTGTCCCCACGGGCGTCCCCAAGCACCGTTTCTGGCCCCGTCCCCGTCCCCATCTCCGTTCCTGTCgccatccccgtccccatcaACTCCGTCTGTCCCCATCCACgtccccacctccatctccagctCCGTTCCTGTCCCCGTGCCCGTCCCCAAGTCctttcctgtccccatcccggtccccagctccgttcccgTTCCCggccccatccctgtccccatatCCTTCCCTGTCCCTAATTCCGTTTCTGTCCCCGTTCCCGTCCCCattcccctctccagcttcgTTCCTGTCCCCATCGAGGTCCCCAACTCTGCTTTTATCTCCGTTCCTGTCCCCAACTCCGTTTCTATCTCCGTTCCTGTCCCCATCGAGGTCCCAAtccccattcctgtccccacccctgtccccatctccgttcctgtccccatcacgGTCCCCAACTCTGCTTTTATCTCCGTTCCTGTCCCCATCGAGGTCCCCAACTCCGTTTCTAtccccattcctgtccccacccctgtccccatctccgTTCCTGTCCTCATCGCGGTCCCCAACTCCGTCCCTGTCCCTCACTCCGTTTCTGTCCGCGTTcccgtc